In a genomic window of Mycobacteriales bacterium:
- a CDS encoding DUF222 domain-containing protein → MFDDGDGVEGGLTAAAVIAAWGPGVPPGPEAMAWLASIDAAVLPAGLRLDLLVAWEAQAAWVAAEQHRVLGGLDAPDGPPGPGDEDWVREEVAAALHLSALTADRRLQVARGLRDRLPGTRAALTAGRVDVRKATAIAEATEPLDAEHAARVEAAVLPAAPSQTVAELKRAVRRAVLAADPADAET, encoded by the coding sequence ATGTTCGATGATGGTGATGGTGTCGAAGGTGGCCTGACCGCGGCGGCGGTGATCGCGGCGTGGGGGCCGGGGGTGCCGCCGGGTCCGGAAGCGATGGCCTGGCTGGCGTCGATCGACGCGGCGGTGTTGCCGGCCGGGTTGCGGCTGGACCTGCTGGTGGCGTGGGAGGCGCAGGCGGCGTGGGTCGCCGCCGAGCAGCACCGGGTGCTGGGCGGCCTGGACGCCCCGGACGGCCCCCCGGGCCCCGGTGATGAGGACTGGGTGCGCGAGGAGGTGGCGGCGGCGTTGCACCTGTCCGCCCTCACCGCCGACCGCCGGCTGCAGGTCGCCCGCGGCCTGCGGGACCGGCTCCCGGGCACCCGGGCGGCGCTCACGGCCGGGCGGGTCGACGTGCGCAAGGCCACCGCCATCGCCGAAGCCACCGAACCCCTCGACGCCGAGCACGCGGCACGGGTGGAGGCTGCGGTGCTCCCTGCGGCTCCGTCCCAGACGGTGGCGGAGCTGAAACGGGCCGTGCGCCGGGCCGTGCTGGCCGCGGACCCCGCCGACGCCGAAACC